The Lolium perenne isolate Kyuss_39 chromosome 6, Kyuss_2.0, whole genome shotgun sequence genome segment CCCCGGACTCCTCCGTGTCGTCCTCCTCCCCCGCGGCGGCCAGCAGGAGGGCCAAGCCGGAGGAGGGTTCCAACCCCGGCGCGTCGCCCGGGACGGTCGCTTCCGGCCACCCGCAGAGGTGAGCGGCTTCAACAGCTCAGCCAAGCTTGCTTCTTGCTCTTCCCTGTCTCTTCGGTAGCAGCTGATAGTTGACGCCTTAGAATAGAAAAACTCGCGTTTCCCAAAGCTTAACATTTCTGCTTAGCTTAATCACTTACTCCTATCAACACGCTGCAAATCCCTCACAAAAAAGCTGCAATTTTTTTACTATCTGAAGCTCCGAAATGCGCACATGTACTGTCTACTTTACACTTCCCAAAAGAGTGTGCCAGCAACAAAGAAATGGGGATATCTGGCGGTTGATTTGCCATTCTGATCCACGCGAACCAACACTATCACTCAAGGAGATCAAGGGACATGATGTCAGTGTTCCCTGATCTGCTGAGCTACCCATATCAGCTTGATCTTGACTAATCCCAACCACCCTGTTTCTGTGTGGGCGCAGCTTTGGAGTGGTGGGATGGCCACCAATAAGAACGTTCCGGATGAACAGCCTGTTCGGTCAGGCTAAAGACACTGCTCCGGACGCCGATACCAAGAAGACCGCGGCCGATGGATCCGAGTTGCAGAAAGACAAGGAGGAGAGCGAGAAGAAGGGCAGGACACCCGGATGGGTGAAGGTGAACATGGATGGGGAGGTCATTGGGAGGAAGGTGGATCTCAACGCCCATCGCTCCTACAAGACCCTCGCCTTAGCCCTTGAGATCATGTTCAGCAAGCCGTCCGCCGGCCTTTGTGCTCCTAGTAAGCCTTACCTGCAACTACTACCTTGTGTAGTTCGTAGTTACGCTGATATTGAGATCACGTGATAAATCTAAAACTCTAAATGGTACAGTAGTATAATTTAGTTTCGCATAAATCCTTAACCTTACGTTGATTCCATGATCTGTCAATTCAATGTGACTGCATTAGATTTATGGTGCTACAGTTATGGCAGTCGTGTTGGTGAAGTGCAGCATCTTTGGGCATTCATAGTTGCATACTCCAAGCTTTGGAGTATTGGAGTAGTACTACTCTACTTAAGAAGTTGATGGCAACTTTAATTGCAAATACAGTATATTAATCCTCCAAGCTTTTGATGCGTTTCTACTATTCATCATATTACTGTCTTGGAATTATCAGGTACCACGAAGTCACCCAGGCTGTTAGACAACTCTTCTGAATACCAGCTGACATATGAAGACAGGGATGGGGACTGGATGCTTGTTGGAGATGT includes the following:
- the LOC127305343 gene encoding auxin-responsive protein IAA10, which codes for MRGIGGGAGPTAAAEPPPSAAEEVVEENSGGEEEEELELGLCLGSKKQQQQQSPPPAPCRILTARDLQPAAALSPDSSVSSSSPAAASRRAKPEEGSNPGASPGTVASGHPQSFGVVGWPPIRTFRMNSLFGQAKDTAPDADTKKTAADGSELQKDKEESEKKGRTPGWVKVNMDGEVIGRKVDLNAHRSYKTLALALEIMFSKPSAGLCAPSTTKSPRLLDNSSEYQLTYEDRDGDWMLVGDVPWEMFVGSVKRLRIMRTSDASGLGPRVQAIHRIVTPTRGRT